The sequence tgagccctgccagAGGTTGAGCATTTTCCAATCAGCTGGGCAGACTAGTCGCACATGGAAACAGTTTCGGTGAGGCTATTTCCCATGGACATAGCTGCATCTGAAATCACTAACACCCTCTCATCCcagccttaggccacaccgatttaatttcttggttcacagattcgctcgctcctattttttgggaaaaaaaataaaaataaaaattaccactcagcaaattttcaccattaatgaaaccattcaccaactttctggtgtagcaaattggcctttatattataagctccttaaagtgtgggtacaggtgctgttactgtacaaaaatagtgtttttgtacttttttcaagctgaaaacttttttctttatgttttggattagccgttacctttaccccaaccattttacaatttttatttttatttcgccctctcgcttcatattttttatgaaaaaatccgtgaaccaagaaattaaattggtgtggccttaggccccctttccactagacagcaAATGCTGAGCCACTGTACAGctaccaaaattggatttgtgcgACCCCTGAttttatattactgtaaatgcatttaaattcgcggggatttaatttcgcggtagcgagaaaaaggacttttcgcggtggtataatttgcagtagcaccatgcactgtagtatcctaatgccctggaaaagtgttcgcggtggttttaaacttgcggtgaaatggccgacgcaaaaaccgcgaacataaatccaccgcgaacatttctgcatttacagtaagacTTTAACgtaaattcttgcccgtgggttAATTGCAACATGAGCGGATGAAACGGTGTATAAAACAATAtagcaagtgtctactctagtctgaaagctaactctaaattggttattgggttcgacttctttttcggagccagtggaagacaaaagatccTGCATTTatgattggaatatgatgcaaggTGTAGTATGTTTTACCAGTGAGAGACAACAATAAAGAGATGGATTTGTTGTCTCTCACTGATAAAACATACTACATCTTGCATTATATTCCAGGGGTTTTGTCACACCTGTTAATACGAAACGTAGAAAGAATCCTTCTTCATCTATTAGTATCagtatgaaattcattgagatATCCATCAAATCCTTGATCACTAAtactagggtcacatttccaaactgccCCATTCgaaatctccaggcagatctattGGGGCATAAGGAGTTTCGCTCAGAATACTCCTTgaccagctaaactccttatgccaccggtagcCGAACATTAGCCTGGTCGGGCtgtttaagaaatgaaaaataagatGTATACCTATAAATAATAAAAATTCATGCCCACTACGTACTCtcctttttacattttgtgtgttttggtcttttatatcatattttttgttcccgaaagctgacGGGTTTGTGACCTATAGGCATAAGCAGTTGTAGCCTCTagctgaaaaaaaatttcttgtGATTTATGGCAGATGCTGGAAGGGGAGAGAAAGGATGAGGAAGGGCAGGAGGGGGGCAATTGTTGTTACAGAACCAGCGGCACTGTAAAATGAGGGTCAGACAGACCCCACTGGTAGGAGATGAGTCTGGACCAGGTGAGGATAACCTTTGTCCTATACCCATCAGTCAGCACAGCTATCCAGTTGTGTTGAGGCACCAAGCGAATTTTGGGTTTAATAATACAGGTACTTTGAATTATCTTAGGCTGATTTAATCATGCTTCTTTttggcccgtcctacattgctcaggccagttacagccctggacagcggagtttgtgttttAACACAGACTAGAATTATCTTACAACATTGGAAATGTTAGCCCTACCTTTTTTGAACATACACTGTCATCTCTTGTAAAACTGGCTATCTTGTGCACTTTCTTCAACATCGTGTTCCTTTTTTGCTACGGTAATGATGTTTGGCACCAAATTTTTATGTATCATGTGCTAATAAGGCAGCTGGGGGAAGGTTAAAAATACAGAATGTCATAAAAATGCTGCAAAAAGATGAGCAAAATGAGCActatcaacatctgcttggagattaccaggGTAGCAAATATTGGACTTGGTTATATGAGAGTGGTGAAACATTTGGATGGACCACAAACAAAAGAGGGAGATACACAAAAGTCATTGTCACAATGTATGGTACATTGTTGGATTGTTGTATCTACTTTTCTCAATGTTGCATGTCATGCACAAGATGAAAAGGATATTTCCAACGATGTGAACTATCCGGATGCCTCTTGTCCTTCCCTTGTGGGCAAAATATACATTCAGCAGGTGTTTGGTTAaggtttgttgtgttgttatgGCTAACCTTGGCACCAAGGCCATTGCAAAATGCCTGCTTGTGATAATTATCAAGTCAAGGACTTTTTCAGACAAATTTTCCATCTAACTTTTTTTTAGTAACAGTCCAAAAAAATAACTGaccaagatgaaaaaaaaaagagtccaAACAGAACCTTTAATCAACTTGAAAAGAACAACTGTCCAAGTATTTCCAGCTGTTCCAACATTTTCCGCCCTAAAACAACAGAACTTCttgagctgtttccacagaggAAAGTCTAAATGGAGCTATTCTGTCAAACCTCTACATTTCTGACAGACTGTCATTTCTAATGAAGACAAAAGGGTCTGCTAAAACTGCACATGACCTTCATCTTTGCTGACCTTGTACGTGGAATTGTGACTTGATGCTGAACAGCTGTGAGAGGAAGGCAGATATAACAGTATCAAACTTCATCTGTGATTCAAAATTGAAATGTCCCAAACAAAAATAAGCATTAACTTAATTATAAATATTTTCTAAACGTTAGATTCAAACAACAAACTTCTAGAAGGAATTTCATGAACATTGTTTAACTGTTTTATTCAGATCAATTTAGACCTAGATTAGAGTCGGCTAGTCCAGTAACTGCTGGAAAAATTCCAACTGATGGTGATCAGCAACTGTTTTGCACGGTCTAGTACAGCACAAACTCTCCCATTTTCTTAGATTCTTTCCAGCATGTTTTGTAAATCCTGAACACAATAAACATTCTGTGCAGTTCACTTCTTCTCCCCTaattatttgtgtgtgtgtggcacaGAGAGCTGGGACAATCAACACCAGGGATCAACGCAGTGTAGCCTGAGTGTAGTCTCCAAGcggacgtgtcagctggatggcAAAAGAGAAGAAGTTGGCCAAGTAGGGACAAATacgttgccatgggatttcagtcagtcttttgcagccATGGCTGATCAGTTCACTCCTAGCCCAATCAACTCCtgctagacttttattcctaacttggccaaattcccctatcactattcggccaggcgggagtctggtagagactagccggATTGCGCCATCTCTGGAGATGCCAAATTGGCCAGACTAACTACAGCGGATTTTGTAGCAGCTAATGGGGCAAGCGAGGAAGTTTGAAACCGAACCTCTGCAAGGGAAACACTCTGTCAAGGACAAAGTCAGCTGATGAAAGACATGCAGCAAATTAAACCTTGCTAATATGGCTACTCTTATTCTCAGCAGGAAAAATCCAGATCTTTCCTGTGATTAAGAAGAAGCTGAGACACATTTATAGGTGTTCTTTGATCAACGGagtataaaggaatttgtggaTCAAGTTAAAATTCGATCCACATTGTACCACagttagggctgtgtacctaaacaaatttcaggtacaggtacaggtacacgggtttaggtacaggtccgcatgcccgtagccaggattttgcctGGGGGGGGTTCGTTTTACTCTTTGGCGGACCAacgagcgccaaaggcgcgatGCGAGCGCCGAAGCCGCGAGTTTCCTAGGGGGggccgggggcatgctcccccggaaaattttgaactctctgaaatggcatttcctgcgtttttgagagattttcaaaggaaaaatcAGAGACGCTCACACAACTGCTTCAGACATTAATTTATTCGACGAAAACGAAAGATTGGGGACATCAGTTATGAAATGGCACATCATCACTTCTCCGAACTTTTAACTGGCTCTGATACCCCATTCAATTTGTATACGACAATCGACACGAAAACTGGATGCTTTACAACGCTCTtgtacttgaaatgtttttcctctTAGAAATGGGTGAAACTACATCGTGCCAATCAGCAGGCTCTAtcactgtgtacaagataaaaagtatggcatctacatttatcaattaactacagttctatagcttatctTAACTTGTGTCGGCGCTGTCATCCACCGGGCAGTCCGCCAAATAAGACTTCCGGGCACCTTTAACCATAGCAACAGCCAGGCTTGACTTTTTTGACCGCGGTCATTGCcacccccgttaaactccagctccggcccgcacggtccagctcttgccagcacggtccagctccggccccgGCTTtgattccagctccggcccgcacgtcccagctccggccACAcgttccagctccggcccgcacgtcccagctccgagctggaatcagtgcggaccggagctggaccgtgcgggcaagagctggaccgtgcgggctgGAGTTCAACGAGGGTGATGGCGTGAAAGTTGTCGACGTCTTTCTAACGCGTGCCACGCCCCGCCTCGCGCGGGCCGGGTCTTTTACATAACAGTAGCACGCCCCGGACTCAGGAAGAACTAACTGTAAACCGCAGGGTTCATCTTTACTCTATGACAATGTCTTGGAGCAATTTTTCTAGGATTCTAGACCCGTTGGAAATACAAATTAGTCCGCCTTTTAAAAGTATTGTGCATTGAAAAAACGGACCTTCGAGAAAAAAGCGGACCTTCGAGCCCGCGTGGGGGGGTGCGTCCGCACCCCCCCGacccccccctggctacgggcatggtcCGGACCTTCActtgtacctaaaaaagtttaaccaagtatatgtaccgtatattctcgaataaagtacgcactattttaacttttcaaaattgaaaaggtgctacaagttgttgccaaagttggggtgcgtactttatttgaggtcactgcacagagaaatggtaaaaaaagcctaaaataaagcaaggtggggCTACACTtatatttcaaaacatacacattgttgttgtcttgtagttgtctaaacatgaaacaaagaaattgtctaaacatgatttacataagattggcatttgcatacaatccttttgagttagtgactttgacttgtacaactggtttttcctgatttcttctaccagttctcagtgattttataatttgcattaggcaattcacaagttcatagagacaatgacagtgtaaatgcaggttatttcatgcaaaataacctggggaaaacatcataaatttgaatttatccagttaaaggtctgttcaaaattggtggagaaggggtgcgtactttatttgagtttttccattttacctttcagtcccaaagatctgtctaagacttgtccaaaatcaggggtgcgtactttaattgagaatatacggtaagttaaacatgtagctaactgtcttttctagtgataaattgtcatctttgtatttgGAATTACATATTTGAGTCTCAAATCAATTTCttctgcaagttttcttaagtttcaactgcaagattatcaccattgtcattgttgatttgggatttacttgtccagcagtcttaaaaagtagtgtttgagtgtgatttagtttgtttaggtacaggtacaggtacacagatgttaaggtccggacctgtacctaaacaattttttaggtacgatacaggtacgggtatttaggtacacagccctaaccACAGTTGTAAATCCACAGGTAGTTTTCTCCCAGTGCTGGTTCTTGTCTGTCATCTGACACCACTTCTGTACATGGGCACCTGAGGTATTCATGGCAGCCTCATGGTACAAAGCCAAGGTTAAACTaaggcacaacaacaacaaaattacagcAGCCCTATAGCTAGGTGAGTACAGCCTGGGGTGTTTCAAATATGGGATGGACAAAACCGAAGGATGACAAACTTTGGATAAGAATTGTCtagaaaggatggatgataaAGAGATAATAATACCATAATCAAAAACAATCACTGTAGAAATATGAACATTTTACTTGCAAAAGAACATAGGCaacaaaagcaaaaagaaaattaatggCTATTGTTTCTTACTTGATTTGTTgacagaaaattaaagaaaggGAGTTGTTTTTTCCTGTACAACGTATTGGCCTTATGGACATATTATAGAGACCAAGAAgtcatttatttatcaaatatccCATACAAGTTTCTACCATTCAGAGAGAACTTTTACACTACACTCTCAGAATCAGTTATTGAAAGACAGAAAAATCAAGAGACCTGAACATTGGCAGTCGAATGTCGAATATTTTTCTCTGCAACGACAAATAAGAGAAGAGAAAACATTTACACTCCAGTCTCAGAATCGGTAGCATTACTTGTTTAAATGGTTTTCTCTGTTTTGTAATTATAGCAGGTGGTGGTAAATAATGGGTCCCAAGTTGTTTCTCTACAGCGTAAACAGGAAGGCAGCTTTTACAGACGTTCCGTTTGCTCTGAGTGATGGAGGTCATCCTTCTGTACCATAAACTTGACTCTACTAACACAGGAGCATGCTGGGAGGTCATGACCGGAGGTCAGGTACGAGGTAAACCTTTGTGTGCGCACGTTAGCAGGTGTCTGTTATGTCTGGGGAAAGTAATGGAGAGGATACCGGAGACTGTGTTGACTGCACGGCCACTGGAATTTCAAGTTTCCATATGGGGGGAAGTGAAGGAgatagtttgttttgtttgaatatGCTTGGGTGCAAGGTTGAAGCTGTTGAAAAACAGGTTAGCTACCACTAAAAGGATCCAGATAAATCCTTTGGTTTTTAGATACAGACAAATGAAAGGGGGCTGTCTTAAGATCTTATAAGAAGTGTAAGAAGACATTCAAATAAGGAGGACAATTGAAACTCAGAAAGATAGGAGTTTGGCTGAAATACAAGGCTTCTCActctaaccaaggagcttttatcaggaggagagagCAAGGAGTTACCCGCCCGCTGTGCTCCTTTGTTTCGCCCCGTTAAATCCCGCAGCGCGTCATTGAAAGCGGCGCCCGTCTGATCTGATGTTCGTAGCGCCGGATGGCGCGGTTTCTATGCTAATGACCCACgccatgacgtcatagccctcgcCGAGCCAGCCCGAAGCCTGATCGGCAAGAGGCGAAGTGAGTCAGGTTTCCGACGATTGCCTTATTTGGGAAACTCGGCAGGCATGCGAAAACGTCATCATGTGAGAGCGGACAAAATGGCGGTTCTGTAGCTATCTTCCGCGTCTTTCCACGACAATCATGGGTAAGTTTACGGCCATTTTTGTGGACCTACCTCTGTTTTTTtgcgatagaattatgaattttctGATATATCTTTAGGTGgctataaaaaaaatatgacgtttttcttcGCTAAGCTGATATTTTTTCCAAACAGTTGAAGGGGTGTTCGTCAAAATGGCGTGGTCTCCCATGTTCGAACCTTGCTAGTTTTTGTCGAACCATCCCGGTTTTTATTAGGAAGAATCGTCATTGCGACAGAAGTGGGCGactttttgcatgatttttgttGCCCTTTGGGTCTTGATTTGACTAGCATGTGTCGATTTCTTTcgcatttatttgatttttgcAAGGAGATTTTTGTCGATAATTAATTTTTTAACGACTGTCGCTTACCTAGTAAgttgaaaatgattttagtcAAGTTCTTCGTAGTCATTTATTGTAGGTATACTTCCAGAAAATTAGAGGACGTAATCCCataaaacaaggagctttttatcgatatctatctatgtatcCAAGGGCTCCTtgatgtatctatctatctgtctatatGATTAATATATAAGTTATATATGAATACACTGTGCAGATACAATGAAGAATCTTATTAGGGAAATGAGAGATATGTTTTTATAACTATATGATATGTTTATTTCACTTAAAAAAATTACAGAATGTGACCCTATCTGATATTTATATATCTATTCTTAGTTTTTTGTAAATACTCAGTGCCTATACAGATGATATATAGGAATTGATATTAAATGTATGTGATATATTATGATTTAATATTATGATAAATATATGATATGTTTGttattacatatattacataATGTCTGGAAGACTCTTGATGCACCACTCGGTTCATGAATCAGTTCAGTTTAAaccaaaaaatatacatataccaGTGTAAGCACAAATTGGGCAGTAAGTTACAAATGCATATCTGCCTGAGTATTTTGTTCTACATATGTAATTAAGATGTATGATAACCTCCTTTGTCTGCCAAAAGGATTCACAATCTTAATCCTTTATTTCAGATCACAAAGGAAATCTTTTGAAAGTTTGCAGGACGTGCGGTGTTCGTTTcaaaatgaagaaaggaaacCCAAAACCTGTGACAGCCTTTAGAGAAGTCATTTTGCATCTGTTTAATGGCTCTGATGTTTGTCGTGATCAAGAGGACATTCATCCACCATTTGTGTGTGAGAAATGCAGGGGTGTCTTAAGCAAGGCTCAAGGGAAGATGAAGGCAGGACAAGCAGCAGTAACAATGCTAAGTGACAAGCTGCCAGATTTTCAGCCACACCTAGAAGACAATTGTATCATATGCAATTACAAGCCAACTGGCAGGCCAGTAAAGAAGAAACCATGGTCCTTGAAAGAATCGTCCCCGGTTGAAGTTGCCACCCTAACAGCCCCAGCCTGTACATCTGAAGAGGACGCGCCCCTCCCAACCCCAGCCTGTACATCTGAAGAGGACGCGCCCCTCCCAACCCCAGCCTGTACATCTGAAGAGGACGCGCCCCTCCCAAACCCAGCCTGCATATCTGAAGAGGACGCGCCCCTCCCAACCCCAGCCTGTACATCTGAAAAGGACGCGCCCCTCCCAACCCCAGCCTGTACATCTGAAGAGGACGCGCCCCTCCCAACCCCAGCCTGTACATCTAGAGACGAGGCACCTCTTGATGTCCTCACTGATAAAGAGATCACTGAGGAAGCAGTCAAACATGGATTCGTTTATCTGGGTACAGTTAACAACGGTGACCTCGCTGTTGGCAAGTGTGATGTCAACAGCCTTCACTTTGatatacaacaacaaataaacatcaaACAGGACAGAACATGGGAGATGCTCGTATATAAAAAACGCATTCCTCAATCCCACCCAGCACTGTCATCTCTTGATCTTCCATCTGTTGTCACCATGCACACAATGTCAAAGTTGTTCTTGGAACTGACACACTGTTACATTTGTATTGGAAATGTTGGCTATGAGGAGCTGTTGGAGGAGAAGAGAGATGGGATGGAAATTGTCGTCTTTAAGGGTAACAATGGTACCGTAGTTGCAAAGGAGGAGAAAGGTCTTATCAAAGACGGGGGGAGACCATACCACCATACAATCCGACATGTCAACTGCCAACTTGTTATTCCATCAAATAAATTGACCAACAAATGTGAAACATGCACCAAGTATAGCAGCTCATTACGCGGGATGCTACACAGGGTTAGACATAAGGGCAACACGGATCTGTCACACTCCTCAAGGGTTCCAAACAAGCACCTGACAAAAGAACAGCTGAGGGCCAAAACAGCAGATGTGCAGCGGGAAAAGACACTACAAAAGACTATAGCTTCAAAAGCAAAGGAATGTGTTGAGAAGGCAGTAGAGAAGGAAGGGTGTCATGTGAAGGAAAGCCAACATGCTTTTTTACAAACAATGTTAAAGACTGGGAATGATAAGATGCAGTTTCAAGATAACTCTCCACAGCAGTTTTTGTATGAGCAGCAACTGAAGCAGGCACAGCAACATGACGCAAGAACAATGCGCTGGCATCCCATGATGATTCGGTGGTGCCTTTCAATATTCTACCAGTCACCTGCAGCCTACGACACAATTCGCAACTCCGGATTCCTTTATCTACCTCACCGCACAACACTGCAACAATATTCCAAGTTCACAAATCCAACTCCTGGCTTCAACCCGGACATCCTGAAACGGCTAGGAGAAGAGTCAAATGTTGTAAATGAAGTAGAGTATAAGAAGAATGTTTGCCTGATATGGGACGAGATGAAGATAAAGTCAGGCCTTGTGTATAGCAAAACATCAGGAGAACTTGTTGGCTTCACAGACCTTGGTGGTGTAAACAACGAACTGAAAGCCTTTGAGAAAAGATGTCAGGCTGAACAACATGGAACTGAAGAAGAACCTGACCTGGCCACACACGTCCTTGCCTTCATGGTGCGCGGCATCTTCATCAATCTACAGTTTGTCTTTGCATACTTTCCCTGCCTTGGTTTTTCCAGTGATCAACTGTATCCTGCTGTGTGGCAAGCGAATGCAATCTTGGACCAGATGGGGTTCCATGTGAGGGCATTCGTGTCTGATGGCGCATCACCAAACCGGAGGTTTGTAACTGTAAACAACTATGTCTCTGCGGACTATAATGCCCCACTGATCATTCCTCAAGTGTATGAGTGTGAACAGATTTGTAATAAAGTGCATGAAAATTTCGGTTTTCAGCTTTATTGGTGTGTGCTAACAATATTCTATAACATTTTTGGTACATATTACAGTTGTAGACTCTTTATATATAGAGTTTTTTATTGATTGCTGTTCAACAACCTCTAAATACATCACAGCGCCCAAAGGCGCTGAATTGCGTATTTAggcattaaaaacatttacacataCATTAAAAACTTAACATAGGAAGGCAATTAAAATTACAGGCTTCCAATCATATCGCACAAGTTACAATCATTTATGATATGATTGACTATCTGTTTTAACTTCCAGGTTTTACAAGGTCCATGAGGATGACCAACGTCTTGTGTACTGGACCTGGAATCCCTACAGACCTGGCGAGAAGATGTACTTCATGTCTGATGTGCCTCATCTCATGAAAACAACCCGCAACAACATGGAGAATTCGGGCTGGCAcagcaaaacaagaaatctgCATGTGAGTATTGCTTTGTTTGTGTCTACTTCAATTCTGACTtgatgtattttcatttttgtttgttttagggATAAACTTACCATCAATGTTCTTCGTTTTTCTTATGTCTTCTGTAGTACAACGGCCAGGAAATCTCTTGGAAACACATCGTCAGTGTCTACGAGTGGGATTTAGGACTACAGCGACAAGCGGTTGGGCTGCGCATGCTACACAAGCTGAAGGCAGATCATGTTTACCTGAACCCAGCCCTACGTATGAGGGTCAACCTTGCCGTACAGGTTTGTCTTGCCCTTATGTGGTAGGTAACCTCACATTAACCTTTAGGTAAAAAGGGAAAGGTGATAAAAGCCCTTCTCTGCATGGCACTCTATGCTCTATAACTCGTAAATGCATATGTGTGGAAATTTAATATCAATTATATCACTTTCACAGGTCCTCAGCAACTCCATGAGCTGTGCCCTTGCCATGCAAGGCCGACACGACACAGTGTCAACAAGGAACTTCATCAGCATGATGAATCGTTTCTTCGACTGTTTAAACGTCCAAAACCAATACCAGGGACAACGTGGGAACATGCCAGATCTGGAGCCCTATAGAGATGTCGACGACATCAGATTCACTGTAAGTGTCACATTTCTTACCAAAAGATCTTCATATCTTTATCAGTGTTATGTTCCAAATTGTAATGAACATGTATTGTCAAGGAGCATTGATATATTATCCAGTATCTGGGATTGATATgcttttttattacaaatgtactacCATGTAACAATATTACTGTAGCATGTAAAATGTATAACTTTGGTATATTCTATTGCTTCCATTCTGTTACAGTGGCTGGAGAAAGACTTCCTGGGCTTCTTGCATCACTGGGAGCAGCAGGCTGCAGGAACACCAGGCCTGAGCAAGGACCAGAGAAACCGGATGTGCCTGTCAAAACAAACACTTGAGGGGCTTAGAATCACAGGTATGTTtgtcataatacatgtaccttactcACTATCAAAGGACACTACTGTTTAAAACAATCTGATTATGTAATCAATTTAAGATATCACCTATTATACTAGCTACTAACTGTATTATTACTGTATATTATATAAGATATCACCTATAATACTAGCTACTAACTGTATTATTACTGTATATTATAACCTCAAATGAGGTCGTGTGGTGGACGGGAGACTTGGCCCATCCCCTATctcgtattcagctagaagaaagacCATGCCGTAAGAGGCGGTAGAACCCCAActtgctgtaatacaccgtatgactgaTGACTATGATAACCTTAAAGTTAATGAAGTCTACTTTTTTCCAGTTTCATCTTTTGTAGAACTGACAAAGACGCTGATCCAGGAGGAAGGTGTTGGCTATGTCCTCAGTGAGAAGTTCACACAAGATCCCCTGGAGCAGCACTTTGCAAAGCAGAGAAGAAGATGTGGCGCAAACGAGAATCCAACAGCCCTGGAGTTTGGTAGAAATGAAATCAACCTACACATACTTAAGGACTCGATAAGATCTGTTGGGGGAAATTGTAGGGGGAGGGCAGCTAATGCACAAGCCATCGACTTCACTGACAACACCCCATTGCCTAAGAGACAGCGAAAGAAATAGAAAGCCTTTCAGAATGAAGCTTTATTTGGCAttaaacagtttaacagttgtTTCTAATGTTGCCAAATCTGTAGATACTAATAGTTCCTAatgttgtccaatttgtacatactactagtagtttctCTAATGTTGCCCAATATTTACATGTTAGCAGGTTCTAATGTTGCCTAATCTGTACATTCTAGTCTTTCTTATGATATAAAACCTGTACATACAAACTAGTACACAAAGGTACTTTCTGTTCATGTTGATGTCAAATGGTAGTATCCCAGGTAAGGGAATGCGATTGATTTGTTTGATAACAGTTATGAGATTGTATTCAAACCTATCAAAGCTACCTTGATACTGTATGTAGTTGCAGATTAATGGATGTACAAGTGATGGACAAATAACCGTGCCCAAAGATGTTTTGACAATCTTGGTCAACaagtaaatacaatgtatactttcTAAGGCGTAGAATAGTTAGTATTATAAAACCGCTACAATATAACTGTACAGATAATGTACCTACAGTAATCTACACAGCAATTATTAAAAGAGTTCATCTGTGAACCAAGTAATATGAACAAAATATG comes from Branchiostoma floridae strain S238N-H82 chromosome 19, Bfl_VNyyK, whole genome shotgun sequence and encodes:
- the LOC118406544 gene encoding uncharacterized protein LOC118406544; the encoded protein is MDHKGNLLKVCRTCGVRFKMKKGNPKPVTAFREVILHLFNGSDVCRDQEDIHPPFVCEKCRGVLSKAQGKMKAGQAAVTMLSDKLPDFQPHLEDNCIICNYKPTGRPVKKKPWSLKESSPVEVATLTAPACTSEEDAPLPTPACTSEEDAPLPTPACTSEEDAPLPNPACISEEDAPLPTPACTSEKDAPLPTPACTSEEDAPLPTPACTSRDEAPLDVLTDKEITEEAVKHGFVYLGTVNNGDLAVGKCDVNSLHFDIQQQINIKQDRTWEMLVYKKRIPQSHPALSSLDLPSVVTMHTMSKLFLELTHCYICIGNVGYEELLEEKRDGMEIVVFKGNNGTVVAKEEKGLIKDGGRPYHHTIRHVNCQLVIPSNKLTNKCETCTKYSSSLRGMLHRVRHKGNTDLSHSSRVPNKHLTKEQLRAKTADVQREKTLQKTIASKAKECVEKAVEKEGCHVKESQHAFLQTMLKTGNDKMQFQDNSPQQFLYEQQLKQAQQHDARTMRWHPMMIRWCLSIFYQSPAAYDTIRNSGFLYLPHRTTLQQYSKFTNPTPGFNPDILKRLGEESNVVNEVEYKKNVCLIWDEMKIKSGLVYSKTSGELVGFTDLGGVNNELKAFEKRCQAEQHGTEEEPDLATHVLAFMVRGIFINLQFVFAYFPCLGFSSDQLYPAVWQANAILDQMGFHVRAFVSDGASPNRRFYKVHEDDQRLVYWTWNPYRPGEKMYFMSDVPHLMKTTRNNMENSGWHSKTRNLHYNGQEISWKHIVSVYEWDLGLQRQAVGLRMLHKLKADHVYLNPALRMRVNLAVQVLSNSMSCALAMQGRHDTVSTRNFISMMNRFFDCLNVQNQYQGQRGNMPDLEPYRDVDDIRFTWLEKDFLGFLHHWEQQAAGTPGLSKDQRNRMCLSKQTLEGLRITVSSFVELTKTLIQEEGVGYVLSEKFTQDPLEQHFAKQRRRCGANENPTALEFGRNEINLHILKDSIRSVGGNCRGRAANAQAIDFTDNTPLPKRQRKK